A window of Primulina tabacum isolate GXHZ01 chromosome 4, ASM2559414v2, whole genome shotgun sequence contains these coding sequences:
- the LOC142543443 gene encoding uncharacterized protein LOC142543443 isoform X2, which translates to MQVNELDTIETPALEGHENSRIVKETETLEEDCGKSDLIVGSAIDVSGKILDFPFINVGENEVEEVFMYKNELNLIPRAVGSLQGLKTLKFFANEMSLFPREFKNLVELERLQVKVSIPGLSGFELSKLKNLKELELCRVPPRPSAYPILSEIAGLKCLTRLSVCHFSIRYLPPEIGYLKNLEYLDTSFNKMRNLPDEIASLNLLVSLKVAHNKLTQLPSGLSYLHRLENLDLSNNRLTSLGSLELESMCTLKILNLQHNRLYGCQIPSWICCKLEGNVKDLSTDESAEMDVYEGVIQEIHNSPCSSTVPSSQSVGLSPNNRCLAARRSKGWKRRYNLQTKARQERLDNCKKWKFDATIQRSSEKCMMCRVSVHGDDALSKDLSVVADAELDCKDLIINGEMHGGSLIITGDEDLIVTKESADGCLRDEDLSVTKEPADGCLRDEDLSVTKESADGCLCSAVDSDGMHKEAEPDCLRYDTILDPVSDAAKVVGEDSSSETSNCVKKSKRHYEKDIDNPKPTKSRRPTNDPSFVSCQYSERSFCGVGDYLPDGFYDAGRDRPFMPLDSYEKNLHVNSREVILLDRERDEELDCILFRARQLVYKFKQMNHSIDEHRGVVIDSMQIASLLALFVSDHFGGSDKRAVVQRTRKAVSGSNYKKPFICTCATGMCDASNKTSRQCADSVDDIVFHDICEKSLQFIKGRRDSSVVPIGDLQFGVCRHRALLLKYLCDRMKPQIPCELVRGYLDFLPHAWNVVVVKKGKSLVRMIVDACHPHDIRIESDPEYTCRYIPLNHVYTPLVADEGASPDNSFPSVSVSDEIGKLPSTTLMRCNFGSLEAAMKVRTMEVSGASADEVRNFELSCLGEVRLLRVLKHSCIVEFYGHQISSKWSVTAENSVDRSLQSAILTEYIKGGSLKSYLGKLSSSGEKHVAVDLALSIARDVAFALTELHSKHIIHRDIKSENVLVDLEQRKHDGSPIVKICDFDMAIPLHSYLHTCCIAHVGVPRPNICVGTPRWMAPEVLRSMHEQNMYGLEVDIWSFGCLLLELLTLQVPYSGLSESEIHNFLQMGERPRLTDELEELAPSDKELETKSQTLWFLVKLYRRCTKNDPADRPSAEDIYNMLLDRISSIRSRNPEQE; encoded by the exons ATGCAGGTTAATGAATTGGATACGATTGAAACTCCCGCTTTGGAGGGGCATGAGAATTCCCGAATAGTAAAGGAAACGGAGACCCTGGAAGAAGATTGTGGCAAGAGTGATTTGATTGTGGGTTCAGCTATAGATGTTTCTGGGAAAATATTGGATTTTCCCTTTATTAATGTCGGCGAAAATGAGGTGGAGGAGGTGTTTATGTATAAGAATGAGTTGAATTTAATACCTAGAGCTGTGGGGAGTCTTCAGGGGTTGAAGACTCTGAAGTTTTTCGCGAATGAGATGAGTTTGTTTCCCCGGGAGTTTAAGAACTTGGTTGAGCTGGAACGCTTGCAAGTGAAAGTTTCTATTCCGGGATTGAGTGGGTTTGAGTTGAGTAAATTGAAGAACTTGAAAGAATTGGAGCTTTGTAGAGTGCCACCTAGGCCGTCAGCTTATCCAATTTTGAGCGAGATTGCCGGGCTTAAGTGCTTGACCAGGCTCTCTGTTTGTCATTTTTCGATAAG ATACCTTCCTCCAGAAATTGGCTACCTTAAGAATTTAGAGTACTTGGATACCTCGTTTAACAAGATGAGGAATTTACCGGATGAAATTGCTTCCTTGAACCTATTGGTATCACTTAAAGTCGCTCATAATAAATTAACCCAGCTTCCATCAGGACTTTCATATCTGCATAGATTGGAAAACCTTGACCTATCAAATAACCGGTTGACATCTTTGGGGTCCCTTGAACTTGAATCAATGTGTACCCTTAAAATTCTAAATCTTCAG CACAATCGACTCTATGGTTGTCAAATACCTTCTTGGATATGCTGCAAGTTGGAAGGGAATGTCAAAGACCTATCCACTGATGAATCTGCTGAGATGGATGTATATGAAGGTGTCATCCAGGAGATTCATAATAGTCCTT GCTCTTCTACTGTGCCATCAAGTCAATCAGTTGGATTATCTCCTAATAATAGATGTTTAGCTGCTCGAAGGTCCAAAGGATGGAAGCGTAGGTATAATTTGCAAACAAAAGCTCGACAAGAGAGATTGGACAACTGCAAGAAGTGGAAATTTGATGCTACAATTCAAAGATCGTCAGAGAAATGCATGATGTGCAGAGTCTCTGTTCATGGCGATGATGCGTTGTCAAAAGATTTATCTGTTGTCGCAGATGCAGAGCTTGATTGCAAAGATCTAATAATAAATGGTGAAATGCATGGAGGTTCACTTATCATTACTGGGGATGAGGATCTAATTGTTACAAAAGAGTCTGCAGATGGTTGTTTAAGGGATGAGGATTTAAGTGTTACAAAAGAGCCTGCAGATGGATGTTTAAGAGATGAGGATTTAAGTGTTACGAAAGAGTCTGCAGATGGATGTTTATGTTCAGCAGTTGACTCTGATGGGATGCATAAGGAAGCGGAACCTGATTGTTTGAGATATGATACAATTTTGGACCCTGTTTCAGATGCTGCTAAGGTGGTGGGTGAAGATTCCTCTTCTGAAACATCTAATTGTGTAAAGAAGTCAAAAAGGCATTATGAGAAGGATATTGACAATCCCAAGCCCACTAAATCACGTAGACCAACCAATGATCCTTCTTTCGTATCTTGCCAATACAGTGAAAGATCATTTTGTGGGGTTGGGGACTACCTACCTGATGGATTTTATGATGCAGGGCGAGATCGACCATTTATGCCGCTTGATAGCTATGAAAAAAATCTCCATGTGAACTCTCGGGAAGTGATTCTTCTTGATAG GGAAAGGGATGAGGAGTTAGATTGCATATTGTTTCGTGCTCGACAATTGGTGTATAAATTTAAGCAGATGAACCATTCCATCGACGAACATAGAGGAGTTGTAATTGATAGTATGCAAATTGCGTCATTGCTTGCTCTTTTTGTATCCGATCATTTTGGTGGAAGTGACAAACGTGCTGTTGTTCAGAGGACACGAAAAGCTGTTTCTGGTTCAAACTACAAGAAACCTTTTATTTGTACCTGCGCAACTGGAATGTGTGACGCCAGCAATAAAACCTCCAGGCAATGTGCGGACTCTGTAGATGATATTGTTTTCCATGATATCTGTGAAAAATCTCTTCAATTTATTAAAGGAAGACGTGATTCTTCTGTAGTTCCTATTGGGGATCTACAATTTGGTGTTTGTAGACATAGGGCGTTGCTCCTGAAG tatctatGTGATCGGATGAAGCCTCAAATCCCTTGTGAACTTGTCAGGGGCTACTTGGATTTTTTACCGCATGCCTGGAATGTAGTTGTCGTAAAAAAGGGCAAGTCACTGGTTCGCATGATAGTCGATGCATGCCATCCACATGACATCCGTATAGAAAGTGACCCAGAGTATACCTGCAG GTATATTCCTTTAAACCATGTCTATACTCCTCTTGTTGCTGACGAAGGTGCTAGCCCTGATAATTCATTTCCATCTGTATCTGTATCTGATGAAATTGGGAAACTGCCATCCACTACTTTGATGCGCTGTAATTTTGGATCACTTGAGGCTGCAATGAAG GTACGGACCATGGAAGTAAGTGGGGCTTCTGCTGACGAAGTCAGAAATTTTGAGCTTTCTTGTTTAGGGGAAGTCAGATTGTTGCGTGTCTTGAAGCATTCTTGCATAGTAGAATTTTATGGTCATCAGATATCTTCCAAGTGGTCCGTGACAGCAGAAAATTCTGTAGATCGTTCATTACAGTCTGCTATATTGACGGAGTACATAAAAGGAGGCTCCTTGAAG AGCTATCTGGGGAAACTATCAAGTTCTGGTGAGAAGCATGTTGCTGTCGACTTGGCATTGTCTATTGCCAGGGATGTCGCTTTTGCACTAACTGAACTTCATTCTAAACACATTATTCACCGTGACATAAAAAGTGAGAATGTATTGGTTGATCTTGAGCAAAGGAAGCATGATGGCTCACCTATTGTGAAGATATGTGATTTTGACATGGCAATTCCTCTTCATTCTTACCTGCATACATGCTGCATTGCTCATGTTGGAGTACCTCGACCTAATATCTGTGTTGGTACTCCTCGGTGGATGGCTCCTGAGGTGTTACGCTCGATGCATGAACAAAACATGTATGGATTG GAGGTGGATATCTGGTCATTTGGCTGTCTGCTTCTGGAATTGTTAACATTACAGGTCCCGTATTCTGGATTATCAGAAtctgaaattcataattttctgcAG ATGGGAGAACGGCCTAGATTAACAGATGAACTCGAGGAATTGGCTCCATCTGATAAGGAACTCGAGACCAAGTCTCAAACCCTTTGGTTTCTTGTGAAACTGTACCGCCGATGCACCAAAAATGATCCAGCTGATCGTCCATCAGCTGAGGACATCTATAATATGTTACTCGATCGCATAAGCTCAATTAGATCAAGAAACCCAGAACAAGAGTAG
- the LOC142543443 gene encoding uncharacterized protein LOC142543443 isoform X1 has protein sequence MQVNELDTIETPALEGHENSRIVKETETLEEDCGKSDLIVGSAIDVSGKILDFPFINVGENEVEEVFMYKNELNLIPRAVGSLQGLKTLKFFANEMSLFPREFKNLVELERLQVKVSIPGLSGFELSKLKNLKELELCRVPPRPSAYPILSEIAGLKCLTRLSVCHFSIRYLPPEIGYLKNLEYLDTSFNKMRNLPDEIASLNLLVSLKVAHNKLTQLPSGLSYLHRLENLDLSNNRLTSLGSLELESMCTLKILNLQHNRLYGCQIPSWICCKLEGNVKDLSTDESAEMDVYEGVIQEIHNSPCNEEASLSLSLCSSTVPSSQSVGLSPNNRCLAARRSKGWKRRYNLQTKARQERLDNCKKWKFDATIQRSSEKCMMCRVSVHGDDALSKDLSVVADAELDCKDLIINGEMHGGSLIITGDEDLIVTKESADGCLRDEDLSVTKEPADGCLRDEDLSVTKESADGCLCSAVDSDGMHKEAEPDCLRYDTILDPVSDAAKVVGEDSSSETSNCVKKSKRHYEKDIDNPKPTKSRRPTNDPSFVSCQYSERSFCGVGDYLPDGFYDAGRDRPFMPLDSYEKNLHVNSREVILLDRERDEELDCILFRARQLVYKFKQMNHSIDEHRGVVIDSMQIASLLALFVSDHFGGSDKRAVVQRTRKAVSGSNYKKPFICTCATGMCDASNKTSRQCADSVDDIVFHDICEKSLQFIKGRRDSSVVPIGDLQFGVCRHRALLLKYLCDRMKPQIPCELVRGYLDFLPHAWNVVVVKKGKSLVRMIVDACHPHDIRIESDPEYTCRYIPLNHVYTPLVADEGASPDNSFPSVSVSDEIGKLPSTTLMRCNFGSLEAAMKVRTMEVSGASADEVRNFELSCLGEVRLLRVLKHSCIVEFYGHQISSKWSVTAENSVDRSLQSAILTEYIKGGSLKSYLGKLSSSGEKHVAVDLALSIARDVAFALTELHSKHIIHRDIKSENVLVDLEQRKHDGSPIVKICDFDMAIPLHSYLHTCCIAHVGVPRPNICVGTPRWMAPEVLRSMHEQNMYGLEVDIWSFGCLLLELLTLQVPYSGLSESEIHNFLQMGERPRLTDELEELAPSDKELETKSQTLWFLVKLYRRCTKNDPADRPSAEDIYNMLLDRISSIRSRNPEQE, from the exons ATGCAGGTTAATGAATTGGATACGATTGAAACTCCCGCTTTGGAGGGGCATGAGAATTCCCGAATAGTAAAGGAAACGGAGACCCTGGAAGAAGATTGTGGCAAGAGTGATTTGATTGTGGGTTCAGCTATAGATGTTTCTGGGAAAATATTGGATTTTCCCTTTATTAATGTCGGCGAAAATGAGGTGGAGGAGGTGTTTATGTATAAGAATGAGTTGAATTTAATACCTAGAGCTGTGGGGAGTCTTCAGGGGTTGAAGACTCTGAAGTTTTTCGCGAATGAGATGAGTTTGTTTCCCCGGGAGTTTAAGAACTTGGTTGAGCTGGAACGCTTGCAAGTGAAAGTTTCTATTCCGGGATTGAGTGGGTTTGAGTTGAGTAAATTGAAGAACTTGAAAGAATTGGAGCTTTGTAGAGTGCCACCTAGGCCGTCAGCTTATCCAATTTTGAGCGAGATTGCCGGGCTTAAGTGCTTGACCAGGCTCTCTGTTTGTCATTTTTCGATAAG ATACCTTCCTCCAGAAATTGGCTACCTTAAGAATTTAGAGTACTTGGATACCTCGTTTAACAAGATGAGGAATTTACCGGATGAAATTGCTTCCTTGAACCTATTGGTATCACTTAAAGTCGCTCATAATAAATTAACCCAGCTTCCATCAGGACTTTCATATCTGCATAGATTGGAAAACCTTGACCTATCAAATAACCGGTTGACATCTTTGGGGTCCCTTGAACTTGAATCAATGTGTACCCTTAAAATTCTAAATCTTCAG CACAATCGACTCTATGGTTGTCAAATACCTTCTTGGATATGCTGCAAGTTGGAAGGGAATGTCAAAGACCTATCCACTGATGAATCTGCTGAGATGGATGTATATGAAGGTGTCATCCAGGAGATTCATAATAGTCCTTGTAATGAAGAGGCATCTCTATCTCTCTCATTGT GCTCTTCTACTGTGCCATCAAGTCAATCAGTTGGATTATCTCCTAATAATAGATGTTTAGCTGCTCGAAGGTCCAAAGGATGGAAGCGTAGGTATAATTTGCAAACAAAAGCTCGACAAGAGAGATTGGACAACTGCAAGAAGTGGAAATTTGATGCTACAATTCAAAGATCGTCAGAGAAATGCATGATGTGCAGAGTCTCTGTTCATGGCGATGATGCGTTGTCAAAAGATTTATCTGTTGTCGCAGATGCAGAGCTTGATTGCAAAGATCTAATAATAAATGGTGAAATGCATGGAGGTTCACTTATCATTACTGGGGATGAGGATCTAATTGTTACAAAAGAGTCTGCAGATGGTTGTTTAAGGGATGAGGATTTAAGTGTTACAAAAGAGCCTGCAGATGGATGTTTAAGAGATGAGGATTTAAGTGTTACGAAAGAGTCTGCAGATGGATGTTTATGTTCAGCAGTTGACTCTGATGGGATGCATAAGGAAGCGGAACCTGATTGTTTGAGATATGATACAATTTTGGACCCTGTTTCAGATGCTGCTAAGGTGGTGGGTGAAGATTCCTCTTCTGAAACATCTAATTGTGTAAAGAAGTCAAAAAGGCATTATGAGAAGGATATTGACAATCCCAAGCCCACTAAATCACGTAGACCAACCAATGATCCTTCTTTCGTATCTTGCCAATACAGTGAAAGATCATTTTGTGGGGTTGGGGACTACCTACCTGATGGATTTTATGATGCAGGGCGAGATCGACCATTTATGCCGCTTGATAGCTATGAAAAAAATCTCCATGTGAACTCTCGGGAAGTGATTCTTCTTGATAG GGAAAGGGATGAGGAGTTAGATTGCATATTGTTTCGTGCTCGACAATTGGTGTATAAATTTAAGCAGATGAACCATTCCATCGACGAACATAGAGGAGTTGTAATTGATAGTATGCAAATTGCGTCATTGCTTGCTCTTTTTGTATCCGATCATTTTGGTGGAAGTGACAAACGTGCTGTTGTTCAGAGGACACGAAAAGCTGTTTCTGGTTCAAACTACAAGAAACCTTTTATTTGTACCTGCGCAACTGGAATGTGTGACGCCAGCAATAAAACCTCCAGGCAATGTGCGGACTCTGTAGATGATATTGTTTTCCATGATATCTGTGAAAAATCTCTTCAATTTATTAAAGGAAGACGTGATTCTTCTGTAGTTCCTATTGGGGATCTACAATTTGGTGTTTGTAGACATAGGGCGTTGCTCCTGAAG tatctatGTGATCGGATGAAGCCTCAAATCCCTTGTGAACTTGTCAGGGGCTACTTGGATTTTTTACCGCATGCCTGGAATGTAGTTGTCGTAAAAAAGGGCAAGTCACTGGTTCGCATGATAGTCGATGCATGCCATCCACATGACATCCGTATAGAAAGTGACCCAGAGTATACCTGCAG GTATATTCCTTTAAACCATGTCTATACTCCTCTTGTTGCTGACGAAGGTGCTAGCCCTGATAATTCATTTCCATCTGTATCTGTATCTGATGAAATTGGGAAACTGCCATCCACTACTTTGATGCGCTGTAATTTTGGATCACTTGAGGCTGCAATGAAG GTACGGACCATGGAAGTAAGTGGGGCTTCTGCTGACGAAGTCAGAAATTTTGAGCTTTCTTGTTTAGGGGAAGTCAGATTGTTGCGTGTCTTGAAGCATTCTTGCATAGTAGAATTTTATGGTCATCAGATATCTTCCAAGTGGTCCGTGACAGCAGAAAATTCTGTAGATCGTTCATTACAGTCTGCTATATTGACGGAGTACATAAAAGGAGGCTCCTTGAAG AGCTATCTGGGGAAACTATCAAGTTCTGGTGAGAAGCATGTTGCTGTCGACTTGGCATTGTCTATTGCCAGGGATGTCGCTTTTGCACTAACTGAACTTCATTCTAAACACATTATTCACCGTGACATAAAAAGTGAGAATGTATTGGTTGATCTTGAGCAAAGGAAGCATGATGGCTCACCTATTGTGAAGATATGTGATTTTGACATGGCAATTCCTCTTCATTCTTACCTGCATACATGCTGCATTGCTCATGTTGGAGTACCTCGACCTAATATCTGTGTTGGTACTCCTCGGTGGATGGCTCCTGAGGTGTTACGCTCGATGCATGAACAAAACATGTATGGATTG GAGGTGGATATCTGGTCATTTGGCTGTCTGCTTCTGGAATTGTTAACATTACAGGTCCCGTATTCTGGATTATCAGAAtctgaaattcataattttctgcAG ATGGGAGAACGGCCTAGATTAACAGATGAACTCGAGGAATTGGCTCCATCTGATAAGGAACTCGAGACCAAGTCTCAAACCCTTTGGTTTCTTGTGAAACTGTACCGCCGATGCACCAAAAATGATCCAGCTGATCGTCCATCAGCTGAGGACATCTATAATATGTTACTCGATCGCATAAGCTCAATTAGATCAAGAAACCCAGAACAAGAGTAG